The sequence GAGGCAGATAGACCTCCAGATAGCGGCGGTTGGGCAGGCCGGTCAAAGGATCGCGGTAGGCCAGCGCCGCGATCCGCCGCAGCTGATGGTTGCGCCGCTGCAGGTCCGCCCGCTGCCCCAGCACCGCCTCCACCTCCGCCGGCAGATCCGCCAGCAGAGCCTGCCTTTCCGGGGTGAAGAAATCCGCCGGCCGGGCATAGAACTCCATCACGCCGTACAGATCCCCCTCGATGGTCAGCGGCAGCGCGCAGGCGGAGGAAAATCCCGCCACCGCCACCCCGGGCGGAAGGGCGTTGCCCCGCCCCAACCACTGGGGCGTGCGGGTCGCCACCGCCCGGCTCGCCAACAGCGGCAGGCCGATGTCGGGACACGGCCAGGCCCGGGTCAGCAGGGACGCCGGCTGGGCGGCCGCCGCCACCGGCCTCAGCCGCGACTGTCGCCGCAGGCCGATCCAGGCCAGCTGGATCTCCCCGGTCGCCACCGCCGCATCGCAGATCTGCTGACACAGTTCGGTTTCGCTGCAAAACCGCGACAGCGCCTTCTGTATCTCCAGGCGCATCCGGTAGAAGGCGATGAGGCCGGCGGTATCGCTCATGAGCGGAAAAACCTCCGCAATTCGCTTTTGGAGTGGATGTCGAGCTTGCGGTAAATGTGGTTGACGTGATTGGTGACCGTGGAGGGCGAAATACCCAGGTCCCGCCCGACCTCCTTGTAGGTCCAGCCCTGGCTGAGGAG comes from Methylomarinovum caldicuralii and encodes:
- a CDS encoding diguanylate cyclase domain-containing protein, with the protein product MSDTAGLIAFYRMRLEIQKALSRFCSETELCQQICDAAVATGEIQLAWIGLRRQSRLRPVAAAAQPASLLTRAWPCPDIGLPLLASRAVATRTPQWLGRGNALPPGVAVAGFSSACALPLTIEGDLYGVMEFYARPADFFTPERQALLADLPAEVEAVLGQRADLQRRNHQLRRIAALAYRDPLTGLPNRRYLEVYLPRVLAKARRKSRPLALFMMDLDGFKGVNDRFGHATGDRLLIQVAGVLRGRLRRGDLLVRLGGDEFVAVVGSMLSPEDDARLAADLIGTVAGAVPPEQDVGLSIGIARYPEHGTEAAGLLQRADQALYRAKADGRRCWRLCRG